In Methylocystis echinoides, one genomic interval encodes:
- the tnpB gene encoding IS66 family insertion sequence element accessory protein TnpB (TnpB, as the term is used for proteins encoded by IS66 family insertion elements, is considered an accessory protein, since TnpC, encoded by a neighboring gene, is a DDE family transposase.), translated as MIPPHARIVLATTPVDFRKGPDGLASLVRDAGGDPFGGALYVFRAKRADRVKIIWWDGTSLCLFAKRLETDRFCWPKLMSGTIHMSVSQLTALVEGMDWTRLRSAPQTRPTSVG; from the coding sequence ATGATCCCTCCACATGCTCGTATTGTTCTGGCGACGACACCGGTCGATTTTCGCAAAGGCCCGGACGGGCTGGCGTCGCTCGTGCGCGACGCTGGCGGCGATCCCTTCGGGGGCGCCCTTTACGTCTTTCGAGCCAAGCGCGCCGATCGCGTGAAGATTATCTGGTGGGACGGCACGAGCCTGTGCCTGTTCGCCAAGCGACTGGAGACAGATCGTTTCTGCTGGCCGAAGCTCATGTCGGGAACGATCCATATGTCCGTTTCCCAGCTTACGGCCCTCGTCGAGGGCATGGATTGGACACGGCTTCGCAGCGCCCCCCAAACAAGGCCGACGAGCGTCGGCTGA
- a CDS encoding GtrA family protein yields the protein MPFKKVIRDLAGERSQFVKFVAAAGLSVPVNLASRALFSLVTYFEAAVALSHLCGMTTAYTLTKLFVFEPTGRPVASEFTRFAIVNAASLVQTWIVAVGLVRLVWPFFDVTFYPELTAHFIGLSSSAVTSYFGHKKLSFARTGTIAER from the coding sequence GTGCCTTTCAAAAAAGTCATCCGGGACCTTGCAGGCGAACGGTCGCAGTTCGTCAAGTTCGTCGCGGCTGCTGGCCTGTCTGTTCCCGTCAATCTTGCGTCGCGCGCGTTATTTTCTTTGGTAACTTACTTTGAGGCGGCGGTTGCTTTGTCGCATTTGTGTGGGATGACGACCGCCTACACGCTGACGAAACTTTTCGTGTTTGAACCGACGGGAAGACCCGTTGCCTCCGAGTTTACGCGTTTTGCGATCGTAAACGCCGCGTCGCTCGTTCAAACGTGGATCGTAGCCGTTGGCCTCGTGAGGCTCGTCTGGCCGTTTTTCGACGTAACGTTCTATCCGGAACTGACGGCGCATTTTATCGGCCTATCAAGTTCCGCTGTGACGTCGTATTTCGGACACAAGAAACTCTCCTTTGCCCGCACGGGGACGATCGCGGAGCGTTAG
- a CDS encoding TonB-dependent receptor domain-containing protein: MKSKTLLLRILAIWVIWGSILSPAQSLQSLPTIEIKRGPAGNPSLRRVPGGQPQKPAAAAQAKPIAQPPPVQPSGTGERPPAIVEKFQIPNSISSVTRAQIDRQVNVVDTEDALKYMPSLAVRKRFNGDTQAPLQTRTWSFNSPARSLVYVDDLLISNLMSNETLTGAPRWGVVSPEEIERIDFLYGPYSAQYPGNSMGGVLLITTRTPEKLEISVRNTTSVQDFSLYGTSRAFTTNATNFFIGDRVNDFAWSLSGNWLGGAQPPQIMVVAQPTNTYPYPGAFFALNRFGLPAQVLGSAGGLDGNQLSGRFKASYDLSRDVRATYSVGLWSNDGTSRPENYLTLGHVPYFGPSPLPSPPGLGPVAFLTFGSGYFRTQEKLLTNSAAIKSNSGGLFDFELSGSNFSVLQFDQISPFSAAYPYGGYTSNGKDLRFGGTYWSLLDLKGILRPSIDALKDHNLSFGLHGDQVHFSNPVYLTTNWPAGMFSSYGVTATRSSGTTRTQALWFQDAWSINPETKLTLGLRAETWKGSDGLTQTIGNLTSTGLPANLSLQRLAPSYQPVTSYARLSPKASFERALAPDWSIAGNIGVANRFPTPRELYGLNSAVTSGFDVIPNPTLRPEVALTKEIVFKHDRQGGGTIRASFFDEEVRDAMIAQTAPLAGTSQLSLTVKNVERVRNSGVELAINKDNFFLEGLELAASATWVKSRVISFPGWSPSVAWPRSLSELLRNPGNMDFWCYSVAGKNLPYVPEWKANLVATYRPDDQWSFTFGARYQSNMSTTFSNNDFVHNVYQSLDGFFVADVKARLKLDQSTALDFGIDNIGNYKYFIVNPMPQRTFYLALSHQIGGNSALTRTAP, translated from the coding sequence ATGAAGTCAAAAACACTCCTCCTGCGCATCCTGGCCATTTGGGTCATCTGGGGGAGCATTCTATCGCCTGCCCAATCCCTGCAGTCCCTGCCTACCATCGAGATCAAGCGGGGACCGGCGGGCAACCCGAGCCTGCGGAGAGTCCCAGGCGGCCAGCCACAGAAGCCAGCCGCCGCGGCCCAGGCGAAGCCCATTGCACAGCCTCCGCCTGTTCAACCGTCAGGCACGGGCGAGCGGCCTCCCGCCATAGTAGAAAAATTCCAGATCCCGAACTCCATTTCGAGCGTCACACGGGCTCAGATCGACCGACAGGTAAACGTCGTCGATACGGAAGATGCGCTGAAATACATGCCGAGCCTCGCGGTCCGCAAACGCTTCAACGGCGATACGCAGGCTCCGCTCCAGACCAGAACCTGGAGTTTCAATTCGCCCGCGCGCAGCCTAGTGTACGTGGATGATCTCCTGATCAGCAATCTGATGTCGAACGAAACGCTCACCGGCGCGCCCCGCTGGGGAGTTGTGTCGCCAGAGGAGATCGAGCGGATCGACTTTCTATACGGTCCTTACTCTGCCCAGTATCCCGGAAATTCGATGGGCGGCGTTCTTCTCATCACCACCCGAACGCCGGAAAAGCTCGAAATTTCGGTGCGTAATACCACGAGCGTGCAGGATTTTTCCCTTTACGGCACTTCACGGGCATTCACGACAAACGCCACCAATTTCTTCATTGGAGACAGGGTCAACGATTTTGCCTGGTCCCTCTCGGGCAACTGGCTGGGGGGCGCCCAGCCCCCCCAGATCATGGTGGTCGCGCAGCCCACGAACACATACCCGTATCCGGGAGCGTTCTTCGCCTTGAACAGGTTTGGTTTGCCTGCACAGGTCCTCGGGAGCGCGGGAGGGCTCGACGGCAATCAGCTTTCGGGCCGATTCAAGGCCTCGTACGATCTCTCGCGTGACGTTCGCGCAACCTACTCCGTCGGACTTTGGTCGAACGATGGAACATCCCGGCCCGAGAATTACCTGACGCTCGGGCATGTCCCCTATTTTGGCCCGAGCCCTTTGCCGAGCCCGCCAGGCCTCGGACCGGTCGCTTTTCTGACTTTCGGCAGCGGCTATTTCCGCACGCAGGAGAAGTTGTTGACGAATTCCGCCGCCATAAAGTCGAACAGTGGCGGCCTTTTCGACTTCGAATTATCGGGATCCAATTTTTCGGTGCTTCAGTTCGACCAGATCAGTCCCTTCTCAGCGGCGTATCCCTACGGGGGCTATACGTCCAATGGAAAGGACTTGCGGTTTGGCGGGACGTATTGGTCGCTTCTCGACCTGAAGGGCATTTTACGCCCCTCCATCGACGCGCTGAAAGATCATAATCTGAGTTTTGGCCTCCATGGCGACCAGGTGCATTTCAGCAACCCGGTTTATCTGACCACGAATTGGCCTGCGGGCATGTTCTCGTCCTACGGCGTAACAGCGACGCGGAGCAGCGGCACGACCAGGACACAAGCGCTGTGGTTTCAGGACGCCTGGTCGATTAACCCCGAAACCAAACTGACCCTTGGGTTGCGCGCGGAGACCTGGAAGGGCTCCGACGGATTGACGCAGACGATCGGCAATCTGACGAGCACGGGTCTTCCGGCAAATCTGAGTCTCCAGCGACTGGCGCCGTCCTATCAACCAGTCACGAGCTATGCGAGACTTTCGCCCAAAGCCTCATTCGAACGCGCGTTGGCCCCGGACTGGTCAATTGCCGGAAACATCGGCGTGGCCAACCGCTTCCCTACGCCGCGGGAGTTATATGGCCTGAACAGCGCCGTCACATCCGGTTTTGACGTCATTCCCAATCCGACCTTGCGGCCCGAAGTGGCCCTCACCAAGGAGATCGTTTTCAAGCATGATCGCCAGGGAGGAGGAACCATCCGCGCCTCCTTCTTCGACGAAGAGGTTCGCGACGCCATGATCGCGCAGACAGCCCCTCTGGCCGGAACGTCTCAATTGAGCCTCACAGTGAAGAACGTTGAGCGCGTTCGCAACAGTGGCGTCGAGCTTGCCATCAATAAAGATAACTTTTTTCTGGAAGGTCTCGAGCTTGCTGCGAGTGCCACCTGGGTGAAATCGAGAGTGATCTCGTTTCCCGGCTGGTCTCCGAGCGTGGCGTGGCCGCGGTCGCTCTCCGAATTGTTGCGCAACCCTGGCAACATGGATTTCTGGTGTTATTCGGTCGCCGGAAAAAATCTTCCCTATGTTCCCGAATGGAAAGCAAACCTGGTCGCTACCTACCGCCCGGACGATCAATGGTCATTCACGTTCGGCGCGCGCTACCAGAGCAACATGTCGACGACCTTCTCCAATAACGACTTTGTTCATAATGTATACCAGTCGTTGGATGGTTTTTTCGTCGCTGACGTCAAGGCGCGACTGAAGCTCGATCAGTCGACCGCTCTGGATTTCGGCATCGACAATATCGGAAACTACAAATACTTCATCGTCAATCCGATGCCCCAGCGCACATTCTATCTCGCCCTGAGCCACCAGATTGGCGGCAATAGCGCTTTGACCCGGACCGCGCCCTAG
- a CDS encoding NAD(P)/FAD-dependent oxidoreductase, translating into MSKVIIIGAGAMGLAAAYQAATEGHSVEVLEAAPEPGGMAAHFDLSGLSIERFYHFVCKSDAPTFQLMEELGIGDKIRWKRTTMGYFTGGRLHPWGDPLSLLKFPEVSLISRLRYALFAFVSIRRRNWPALENEPARTWIEGWCGSDVYDRLWRPLFHYKFYRYADDISAAWIWTRIKRLGKSRKSIFSEQLGHIEGGSQTLVNALRQGIEALGGEIKCSCPAERVMTEAGRVVGVRTPHGTLRADAVICTAPIPLVPDLVPDLPEDLLARYRSIENIGVCCLVFLLNRSVTPHFWVNVSEPGIEIPGFVEFSNLRDLENTVIYIPYYMPTDHPKFSWSDDELLGEALSYLQRVNPEIQREDVCASHVGRLRYAQPVCTTGFAARIPPVRTPIDGLQIADTCFYYPEDRGLSESIRLGRAMGQNISP; encoded by the coding sequence ATGTCTAAAGTAATTATTATTGGAGCCGGCGCGATGGGCTTGGCGGCTGCCTATCAGGCGGCGACGGAAGGCCATAGCGTCGAGGTTCTGGAAGCAGCGCCCGAGCCGGGCGGAATGGCGGCTCATTTCGACCTGAGCGGTCTTTCGATTGAGCGCTTCTATCATTTTGTGTGTAAGTCCGACGCGCCGACTTTCCAGCTCATGGAAGAGCTTGGAATCGGAGATAAAATTCGGTGGAAGCGCACGACCATGGGGTATTTTACGGGGGGGCGTCTGCACCCCTGGGGCGATCCATTGTCCTTGCTGAAATTTCCTGAGGTCAGCTTGATTTCTCGATTGAGATACGCGTTGTTCGCATTTGTCTCGATCCGCAGAAGGAATTGGCCGGCACTCGAAAACGAGCCGGCCCGAACCTGGATCGAAGGCTGGTGTGGATCCGATGTTTATGATCGACTATGGCGACCGCTATTCCACTACAAATTCTACCGATACGCCGATGACATTTCCGCAGCATGGATATGGACAAGAATCAAACGGCTGGGAAAGTCGCGGAAGTCAATCTTTAGTGAGCAGCTCGGGCATATAGAAGGTGGTAGCCAGACTCTGGTGAATGCGCTGCGGCAAGGAATAGAAGCTCTCGGCGGTGAGATAAAATGTTCCTGCCCTGCAGAAAGGGTGATGACAGAAGCAGGCCGAGTGGTCGGCGTGAGGACGCCGCATGGAACGCTCCGAGCCGACGCGGTTATTTGCACCGCGCCCATACCTTTGGTTCCAGATCTCGTCCCTGACCTTCCCGAAGACTTGCTCGCGCGCTACCGCAGCATCGAGAACATCGGCGTTTGCTGCCTTGTTTTCCTGCTCAATCGCTCAGTGACGCCTCACTTCTGGGTTAACGTTTCGGAACCGGGAATAGAGATCCCAGGATTCGTCGAGTTCTCGAACCTGAGAGACCTGGAAAACACTGTCATTTATATTCCGTATTATATGCCTACAGATCACCCCAAGTTTAGCTGGTCAGACGATGAGCTCCTCGGCGAAGCCCTCTCATACCTGCAGCGCGTAAATCCTGAAATACAGCGCGAAGATGTTTGCGCCTCGCATGTCGGCCGATTACGTTACGCTCAGCCTGTTTGCACGACAGGGTTTGCAGCGCGTATCCCGCCTGTCCGGACGCCGATCGACGGGCTGCAAATCGCTGACACCTGCTTCTATTACCCGGAAGATCGGGGCTTGTCCGAGAGCATCAGACTCGGAAGAGCGATGGGACAGAACATATCGCCTTAG
- a CDS encoding UbiA family prenyltransferase — protein sequence MTFSVHGSDVRRAVDSIPHDVSIPLVLDIETLFATAIHHESILFFLKRHPAWRLPYWLLRNRRTLKQSISSALSDDEATSLPINEDLVALAAEEASRGREVVIVTSSNVPLNSKLQKQFVFVSNVLVLADSGNSLDRSAKAKEIARRFPEGFIYAGNSASDLDVWTVASAAILTRRSTTLQKQISERTELFATVPAKRLGLNSLRRGLRVHQWAKNALIFVPLILGGKVADASAWLYALGCFLAISLLASSTYVLNDLLDLADDRKHWSKRHRPLANGELPIATGVGLMAGGAVLAFSIGLAIGQSCALMLLVYLCISLLYSWRLKREPLIDVFVLAALFSLRLGLGMVVADVPFSMWLLVFSMFLFFSLSTAKRQTEIARMVEHGHRKTPGRGYYASDGPLLLALGVGAMIATVLIMVIYLVEDAFPVGYYKNPNFLWGFPVIIFLWLGRIWLLAHRGELQDDPVAFALKDRVSLIYGAMMVLIFAAAVA from the coding sequence ATGACCTTTTCAGTCCATGGTTCCGATGTTCGTCGAGCGGTTGATAGTATACCTCACGATGTCTCCATCCCCTTGGTGTTAGACATTGAAACGCTGTTCGCAACGGCGATCCACCACGAGTCGATTTTATTCTTTTTGAAGCGCCACCCCGCTTGGAGGCTTCCTTATTGGCTCCTCAGGAACCGAAGGACGCTGAAGCAATCGATCTCCTCTGCGCTCTCGGATGACGAGGCGACAAGTCTGCCTATCAACGAAGATCTGGTCGCGCTGGCGGCGGAGGAAGCCAGTCGAGGGCGCGAGGTCGTTATCGTCACAAGCTCGAATGTCCCATTAAATTCAAAATTGCAGAAGCAGTTCGTTTTTGTTAGTAATGTGCTCGTTTTGGCGGACAGCGGGAACAGTCTCGATCGATCCGCCAAGGCAAAGGAAATTGCAAGGCGCTTCCCTGAGGGGTTTATCTATGCGGGTAATTCCGCGTCCGATCTCGATGTCTGGACCGTCGCCTCGGCCGCGATTCTGACGAGGCGATCGACGACGTTGCAGAAGCAGATCAGCGAACGCACCGAACTCTTCGCTACAGTGCCTGCTAAGCGGCTTGGTTTGAACTCTTTACGTCGCGGACTGCGAGTTCATCAATGGGCCAAAAACGCTTTGATATTTGTGCCCCTCATCTTGGGAGGCAAGGTAGCGGACGCATCAGCGTGGTTATACGCACTGGGATGCTTTTTGGCCATCAGCCTCCTGGCGTCCTCCACCTACGTCCTCAACGATCTGCTGGATCTCGCTGACGATCGAAAGCATTGGTCCAAGAGGCACAGGCCTCTTGCCAACGGCGAACTCCCTATCGCGACAGGGGTGGGTCTGATGGCTGGCGGAGCGGTTCTGGCTTTTTCGATCGGCCTTGCAATTGGACAATCCTGCGCGCTGATGCTCCTGGTGTACCTTTGCATTAGCCTGTTGTATTCGTGGCGGCTCAAACGCGAGCCGTTGATAGATGTCTTCGTTCTCGCCGCGTTGTTTTCATTGCGCCTCGGTTTGGGCATGGTCGTGGCTGATGTGCCTTTTTCGATGTGGCTGCTGGTCTTCTCGATGTTCCTGTTCTTTTCCCTTTCGACTGCTAAGCGGCAAACGGAAATCGCGCGCATGGTTGAACATGGGCATCGAAAGACGCCGGGGAGGGGGTACTACGCGAGTGACGGTCCCCTTCTTCTCGCGCTCGGCGTCGGCGCGATGATCGCCACAGTTCTTATCATGGTAATCTATCTCGTCGAGGATGCCTTTCCCGTTGGTTACTATAAAAATCCGAATTTTCTCTGGGGTTTCCCCGTGATCATCTTCCTTTGGCTGGGGAGGATTTGGCTGCTTGCTCACCGGGGGGAGCTCCAAGATGACCCGGTCGCATTTGCGCTCAAGGACCGTGTCAGCCTAATTTATGGGGCGATGATGGTTCTGATTTTTGCCGCAGCGGTGGCGTAG
- a CDS encoding FAD-binding oxidoreductase, with protein sequence MSSPPLIDRDDYCSWGRVVRRRQRVVRPHFFSELPGLVGLPSSKLAIGRRRSYGDSCLNSDGSLIDMCGLDRFISFDAKKGVLRAEAGVVLSDILHLTVPSGWFLPTTPGTRFVTLGGAVANDVHGKNHHSAGSIGRHVRAIGLLRSDRGRLTVTPASEVALYSATIGGLGLTGVIEWVELDLARIAAAHVDVECLPFENLEEFWALSAESVGNFEHTVAWIDCVSKGSKIGRGIFTRGNWSTTGSLIPHKDETWKTVPIEAPSSLLNTRSIGAFNEVYYHLQKRKRKSRLHYAPFFYPLDSVLHWNRLYGRSGMLQYQCVIPKGEARRAIPHMLSEITRSGGASFLAVLKTFGALASPGLLSFPREGATLAIDFPNRGRDTLEALARLDQIVQEFHGALYPAKDGRMPARLFRQSFPGWEEFSKATDPAMSSDFWRRVAS encoded by the coding sequence GTGAGCTCTCCTCCCCTCATCGATCGTGACGATTATTGCTCGTGGGGTAGAGTTGTCCGCCGGAGGCAGCGTGTCGTTCGTCCGCATTTTTTTTCTGAATTGCCCGGCCTCGTCGGCCTTCCTTCGTCCAAGCTTGCGATTGGGCGACGGCGATCATACGGTGACTCTTGTCTCAATAGCGATGGCTCGCTCATCGATATGTGCGGTCTTGATCGCTTCATTTCTTTCGATGCCAAAAAGGGCGTTCTGCGGGCCGAAGCGGGGGTAGTCCTTTCCGATATTCTCCACCTTACCGTGCCGAGCGGCTGGTTTTTGCCCACGACGCCCGGGACGCGCTTCGTTACGCTTGGCGGCGCTGTCGCCAATGACGTGCATGGCAAAAACCACCATAGCGCAGGCTCAATCGGCCGCCATGTGCGGGCGATAGGTCTGCTTCGGAGCGACCGGGGGAGATTGACGGTTACGCCGGCGTCGGAGGTTGCGCTGTACTCGGCGACAATCGGTGGGCTCGGCCTGACCGGAGTCATCGAATGGGTCGAGCTCGATCTTGCCAGAATAGCCGCCGCCCACGTTGACGTTGAGTGCCTGCCTTTTGAAAATCTGGAAGAGTTTTGGGCGCTCTCCGCGGAAAGCGTCGGGAATTTCGAACATACGGTCGCGTGGATCGATTGCGTTTCAAAGGGCTCGAAGATCGGTCGAGGAATTTTCACGCGGGGCAATTGGTCGACAACCGGCTCGCTCATCCCTCATAAGGACGAAACTTGGAAGACCGTACCTATAGAAGCGCCGTCTTCCTTGCTGAACACTCGCTCGATCGGTGCATTCAACGAGGTCTATTACCATCTGCAAAAACGAAAGAGGAAGTCTCGGCTCCATTACGCCCCGTTCTTTTATCCGCTAGACTCTGTCTTGCATTGGAATCGGCTATATGGCCGCAGCGGCATGCTGCAATATCAATGCGTCATCCCCAAAGGGGAAGCTCGTCGGGCGATCCCGCATATGCTGAGCGAAATTACCAGGAGCGGGGGCGCCTCTTTCCTTGCTGTCCTGAAAACTTTCGGGGCGCTCGCCTCCCCAGGGCTCCTGTCCTTTCCTCGGGAAGGCGCTACCCTGGCGATCGACTTTCCCAACCGTGGGCGAGATACTCTCGAGGCGCTCGCCCGTCTTGACCAGATCGTACAGGAGTTCCATGGCGCACTCTACCCGGCTAAGGACGGGCGCATGCCGGCGCGATTATTTCGTCAGTCCTTCCCCGGGTGGGAAGAATTCAGCAAGGCCACAGATCCTGCCATGAGTTCAGATTTCTGGCGACGAGTAGCTTCATGA
- a CDS encoding transposase → MPTSDDTTLRCLKRRVKARGSEETARVVGVDDWAWRKGSTYGTIIVDLERREVLDLFPERAAGMPADWLKRHPGVEIVSRDRCGSFAQGADEGAPQARQIADRFHILQNLREAVQAQLGRASGFSARPLLPADGEEVASVRDKHGGAEHRRRTRVANERSRQAVFGRVRALYKEGRNVMEIARQTVSIAARSPNGSEPKHFLNGALRPRRQRLRGISKNICRNVACAAGACSRRSEHAVTQAVSQISNGCWRSGAIRDPGL, encoded by the coding sequence ATGCCTACCAGCGACGACACGACACTGCGCTGTCTCAAACGACGAGTAAAGGCGCGCGGCTCAGAGGAGACGGCGCGCGTCGTAGGCGTCGACGACTGGGCTTGGCGCAAAGGCTCGACTTACGGGACCATCATCGTGGACCTGGAGCGACGGGAGGTGCTCGATCTATTTCCCGAACGCGCCGCAGGCATGCCCGCGGATTGGCTCAAGCGGCATCCTGGCGTCGAGATTGTCAGTCGCGATCGCTGCGGTTCATTTGCCCAAGGGGCCGACGAAGGCGCGCCGCAGGCACGGCAAATAGCCGACCGTTTTCATATCCTGCAGAACCTGCGGGAGGCCGTTCAGGCGCAACTCGGCCGCGCATCAGGGTTTTCCGCACGTCCATTGTTGCCGGCAGACGGCGAGGAGGTCGCCAGCGTGAGAGACAAGCACGGCGGCGCTGAGCACCGCCGCCGCACCAGAGTAGCGAATGAGCGTTCAAGGCAAGCGGTTTTCGGGCGGGTTCGCGCGCTCTACAAGGAGGGGAGAAATGTGATGGAGATCGCGCGCCAGACGGTTTCGATCGCCGCACGGTCGCCAAATGGATCCGAGCCGAAGCACTTCCTCAACGGAGCGCTTCGACCCCGAAGACAACGTCTCCGCGGCATTTCGAAGAATATCTGTCGGAATGTTGCGTGCGCGGCCGGCGCCTGTTCCAGGAGATCAGAGCACGCGGTTACACAGGCAGTTTCTCAAATCTCGAACGGCTGCTGGCGAAGTGGCGCAATCCGAGATCCAGGACTGTAA
- a CDS encoding SDR family NAD(P)-dependent oxidoreductase, whose amino-acid sequence MTVRARNIIVLGATSAIAEATARIWAAAGANFVLVGRDPARLQAIAQDLSVRGAKSTSIVSIDCVRANARDELQKMVKTLGRLDLLLLAYGALGDKEILEQDQKAIERLVATNFTSSIAWSLAASRILEQQRSGTLIVLGSVAGDRGRQSNFVYGATKAGLACLVEGIAHKLAPTGARAVVVKPGLVDTPMTEAFQKKGFLWSRPEDVARIIARSAERGGPIVYAPSFWGWIMLIIRLAPTWIFNRLRI is encoded by the coding sequence ATGACCGTGAGAGCGAGAAATATCATTGTCCTCGGTGCCACGTCTGCGATCGCAGAAGCCACGGCTCGCATTTGGGCGGCAGCCGGCGCGAACTTCGTGCTGGTCGGGCGGGACCCGGCGCGTCTTCAAGCGATCGCTCAAGATTTGAGCGTCAGGGGAGCTAAGAGTACGTCGATCGTGAGCATTGATTGCGTCCGGGCCAATGCGAGGGACGAGCTTCAAAAAATGGTCAAGACGCTCGGCCGACTTGACCTCTTGCTCTTGGCCTATGGCGCTCTCGGAGATAAGGAGATACTGGAACAAGACCAGAAGGCCATTGAGCGCTTAGTCGCCACGAATTTTACGAGTTCCATCGCCTGGTCGCTTGCAGCCAGCCGTATTTTGGAGCAGCAGCGTTCCGGAACGCTCATTGTCTTGGGGTCTGTAGCTGGCGATCGCGGGCGTCAATCAAACTTCGTCTATGGCGCGACAAAAGCCGGTCTCGCATGCCTCGTTGAGGGAATTGCTCACAAATTGGCGCCAACGGGCGCTCGCGCCGTGGTAGTGAAGCCGGGTTTAGTGGATACACCCATGACCGAGGCATTTCAAAAAAAAGGTTTCCTCTGGTCTCGTCCGGAGGATGTCGCCCGGATCATCGCAAGGAGCGCCGAGCGTGGAGGCCCGATCGTATACGCTCCTTCATTTTGGGGGTGGATTATGTTGATTATACGCCTTGCCCCAACCTGGATCTTCAACCGGCTCAGAATATGA
- a CDS encoding NAD-dependent epimerase/dehydratase family protein — MRKALVCGAGGFIGGHLVKRLKSEGFWVRGVDLKFHEHAETCADDFLIGDLRDQDFCRDVVDGYFDEVYQLAADMGGAGYIFTGDHDADVMHNSATINLNMLDVCMKRNIKNVFYSSSACIYPAYNQEDPDNPNCAEASAYPAAPDSEYGWEKLFSERLYLAYNRNYGMRNRVARYHNIFGPEGTWDGGKEKSPAAICRKVARAMDGDEIEIWGDGKQTRSFLYIDECLEGTLRIARSPDFEGPVNIGSEEMVSINQLVDIVADIAGKRVGKKHVPGPLGVRGRNSDNRLVKEKLGWAPSQPLRKGLEVTYRWIEQRVRKNSPA, encoded by the coding sequence ATGCGCAAGGCTCTTGTTTGTGGGGCAGGCGGCTTTATTGGCGGTCATCTGGTCAAGCGCTTAAAAAGTGAAGGTTTTTGGGTCCGCGGCGTCGACCTTAAATTTCATGAACACGCCGAAACCTGCGCGGATGATTTTCTTATCGGCGACTTGAGGGACCAGGATTTTTGCCGCGACGTCGTCGACGGCTATTTCGACGAGGTCTACCAGCTCGCCGCCGACATGGGCGGCGCCGGCTATATTTTCACCGGCGATCATGACGCCGACGTCATGCACAATTCAGCAACAATCAATCTCAACATGCTGGACGTGTGCATGAAGCGAAACATCAAGAATGTGTTTTACTCGTCCTCCGCCTGCATCTATCCGGCCTATAATCAAGAAGATCCCGACAATCCGAACTGCGCTGAAGCTTCGGCTTACCCGGCCGCGCCGGACAGCGAATATGGCTGGGAAAAACTGTTCAGCGAACGTCTCTATCTCGCCTATAACCGCAACTACGGCATGCGCAACAGGGTCGCGCGCTACCACAATATTTTCGGCCCCGAGGGCACCTGGGACGGCGGAAAGGAAAAATCTCCTGCGGCGATCTGCCGCAAAGTCGCGCGCGCCATGGACGGCGACGAGATCGAGATCTGGGGAGACGGCAAGCAAACGCGCTCGTTCCTCTACATCGACGAATGTCTCGAGGGAACGTTGCGCATTGCGCGGTCGCCGGATTTCGAGGGACCGGTGAATATCGGCTCCGAAGAGATGGTGTCGATCAACCAGCTCGTCGACATTGTCGCCGATATCGCCGGCAAGCGCGTCGGAAAGAAGCATGTGCCCGGTCCGCTCGGGGTGCGGGGACGCAATTCCGACAATCGGCTCGTGAAGGAAAAACTCGGCTGGGCGCCGTCGCAGCCGCTGCGTAAAGGGCTCGAGGTCACCTATCGATGGATCGAGCAGCGCGTGCGCAAAAATAGTCCGGCTTAA